Proteins found in one Paenibacillus sp. FSL R10-2782 genomic segment:
- the flgK gene encoding flagellar hook-associated protein FlgK, with protein sequence MVSTFHGIETAKRSLNTQTAALNTTGHNISNANTAGYSRQVVSMKASESMEAYGLNRSVVRGQMGTGVEFTAIERVRQTFLDDQYRNESSSQGGWDIRYDTLNKLETIMNEPSDTGIRKVMDNFWDAWSDLSQDPQDVTNRKIVKETTLALTDAMNQASKQLDALSSDLTSNVTLKTTEMNSLLQSVADLNGNIYKLEQIGDNPNDLRDQRDYAIDQLSKLANVQVTQLDNGYQVTVAGQIAVAGTEVTAITAAGLEAAYQGGTLTGGEVYGMILSRDKYVADYKSQMDQLANTLANGNIEITLPAGTVLPEGTVLNSGANNTAVTYSNANNNRTLTADLKVTVQGINGLHQLGYTLSGTTPQKGEAFFTSKDGAAITAGNITLNKDIQDDPNKISSSLRVDGTGTANEKVTVGNNALALAMANLKNVKFGFNTTQAQTTTVDDFFSSIVGQLGVQTKEAERQSQNAQLLTEQVDMNRQSVSGVSLDEEMSSMIKFQHAYSAASRFMTTFDQLLDKLINGTGRVGL encoded by the coding sequence ATGGTCTCAACATTTCATGGTATAGAAACAGCGAAAAGAAGCTTAAACACACAAACCGCAGCATTAAATACAACCGGACACAATATCTCAAATGCCAACACAGCCGGTTATTCCAGACAAGTGGTCAGTATGAAAGCCTCTGAATCTATGGAGGCATATGGTTTGAACCGTTCTGTTGTAAGAGGTCAGATGGGTACAGGGGTTGAATTTACCGCTATTGAGCGTGTTCGTCAGACGTTTCTAGATGACCAGTACCGTAACGAAAGTTCTTCTCAAGGTGGCTGGGATATCCGTTATGATACGCTGAACAAGCTTGAGACCATTATGAACGAGCCCTCGGATACGGGGATCCGCAAGGTCATGGATAACTTTTGGGATGCATGGTCCGATCTGAGTCAAGACCCTCAGGATGTCACGAATCGCAAAATTGTAAAAGAGACTACGCTTGCTCTGACAGATGCTATGAATCAGGCCAGCAAACAGCTGGATGCACTTAGTTCTGATTTAACTAGTAACGTTACACTAAAAACAACTGAAATGAACTCATTATTGCAGTCTGTAGCGGATTTGAACGGTAATATTTATAAGTTGGAACAAATTGGAGATAACCCGAATGATTTGCGGGATCAGCGGGATTATGCGATTGATCAGTTGTCCAAACTTGCGAATGTGCAGGTAACTCAGTTGGATAACGGCTATCAGGTAACGGTGGCCGGACAAATAGCTGTTGCGGGTACAGAGGTAACAGCTATTACAGCGGCTGGTCTTGAGGCTGCATATCAGGGGGGGACTTTAACCGGCGGAGAAGTATACGGTATGATTCTATCCCGGGATAAATATGTAGCAGATTATAAGAGTCAGATGGACCAGTTGGCTAATACGCTGGCGAATGGCAACATTGAAATTACTTTACCCGCAGGTACAGTTCTACCCGAGGGAACGGTACTGAATTCGGGTGCCAATAACACAGCAGTCACTTACTCGAATGCGAATAACAATAGAACCTTGACGGCTGATTTAAAAGTAACTGTACAAGGGATTAATGGCCTTCACCAGCTAGGATACACGCTTAGTGGCACGACACCACAAAAAGGTGAGGCATTCTTTACCTCCAAAGATGGGGCTGCCATTACAGCAGGTAATATTACGCTGAATAAGGATATTCAAGATGATCCCAATAAAATTTCCAGCTCTTTGCGAGTAGATGGAACGGGTACGGCGAATGAGAAGGTAACCGTAGGTAACAATGCTTTGGCATTGGCTATGGCGAACCTGAAAAATGTGAAGTTTGGCTTTAATACCACTCAAGCCCAGACTACCACGGTAGATGACTTTTTCAGTTCAATCGTAGGACAATTGGGCGTCCAAACCAAGGAAGCAGAGCGCCAATCGCAAAATGCACAGCTGTTGACCGAGCAAGTGGACATGAACCGTCAGTCGGTCAGTGGGGTGTCTTTGGATGAAGAAATGTCGAGCATGATTAAATTTCAGCATGCCTACAGTGCAGCCTCTCGGTTCATGACTACATTTGACCAACTGTTGGATAAGCTGATTAATGGTACAGGCCGCGTAGGTCTCTAG